The Micromonospora sp. M71_S20 genome has a window encoding:
- a CDS encoding carbohydrate ABC transporter permease: protein MNSASRRLWRTSPLTYVALVLATLFSIYPFYYMVVIATRSLDSINDVPPPVTPAGSFGDNFGRVLDNDAANFLTGLLNSVIVSGIVTVSVVITGSLAGFAFAKLRFRGRNALLLTIIVTMMIPTQLGLIPLWGMIQDLNWFDTLYAVTVPFLVSAFGVFMMRQYATQAISDELIEAGRVDGASTFRIYWNIVLPALRPAAAVLGLLTFMETWNSFLWPYAVLTSENPTLQVSLAFLSYAYYTDYSQVFAATAVGTLPLVIVFIVFGRQIVGGIMEGAVKS from the coding sequence ATGAACTCCGCATCCCGGCGCCTGTGGCGCACCAGCCCGCTGACCTACGTCGCGCTCGTCCTGGCGACGCTCTTCTCGATCTACCCGTTCTACTACATGGTGGTCATCGCCACCCGCAGCCTGGACTCGATCAACGACGTCCCGCCGCCGGTCACGCCGGCCGGGTCGTTCGGCGACAACTTCGGCCGCGTGCTCGACAACGACGCGGCGAACTTCCTCACCGGCCTGCTCAACTCGGTGATCGTCTCCGGCATCGTGACGGTCTCCGTGGTGATCACCGGCTCGCTGGCCGGCTTCGCCTTCGCCAAGCTGCGCTTCCGGGGCCGCAACGCCCTGCTGCTGACGATCATCGTCACCATGATGATCCCGACGCAGCTCGGCCTCATCCCGCTCTGGGGCATGATCCAGGACCTCAACTGGTTCGACACCCTCTACGCGGTGACCGTGCCGTTCCTGGTCAGCGCGTTCGGCGTGTTCATGATGCGGCAGTACGCCACCCAGGCCATCTCCGACGAGCTGATCGAGGCGGGCCGGGTGGACGGGGCGAGCACCTTCCGCATCTACTGGAACATCGTGCTGCCCGCGCTGCGGCCGGCCGCCGCCGTGCTCGGCCTGCTGACCTTCATGGAGACCTGGAACTCGTTCCTGTGGCCGTACGCGGTGCTCACCTCCGAGAACCCGACGCTCCAGGTCTCGCTGGCCTTCCTGTCGTACGCCTACTACACCGACTATTCGCAGGTGTTCGCCGCCACGGCGGTCGGCACTCTACCGTTGGTGATCGTGTTCATCGTGTTCGGCCGCCAGATCGTGGGCGGCATCATGGAAGGTGCCGTCAAGTCGTGA
- a CDS encoding GH1 family beta-glucosidase: MSNPASPPAVGVVDDRPPLTFPPGFLWGAATAAYQIEGAAAEGGRTPSIWDTFSHTPGRVVEGHTGDVACDHYHRMGSDVALMAELGLKSYRFSVSWPRVQPGGTGPANAEGLDFYRRLVDELLAHGIEPWLTLYHWDLPQPLEDAGGWPARDTAARFADYATLVADALGDRVRYWTTLNEPWCSAFLGYGSGVHAPGRSDGADAVRAGHHLMLGHGLAVQALRAARPAAEVGVTVNLYPVTPASDAPADVDAARRIDGLANRFFLDPLLRGSYPADLMADLAKVTDFGHVRDGDLATISTPLDVVGVNYYSRHVVAAPVPGAEPEPYWRAPSCWPGSEDVRFVTRGVPVTDMNWEIDAPGLVETLRRVHEEYTDLPLYVTENGSAFVDEVVDGQVDDVDRLAYFDAHLRAAHEAIGAGVPLRGYFAWSLMDNFEWAWGYTKRFGMIHVDYDSQVRIPKSSARWYAEVIRRNGLAAQ; this comes from the coding sequence GTGAGCAACCCCGCCAGCCCGCCCGCCGTCGGTGTCGTCGACGACCGTCCGCCGCTGACCTTCCCGCCCGGCTTCCTCTGGGGCGCGGCCACCGCCGCGTACCAGATCGAGGGCGCGGCGGCCGAGGGCGGCCGGACCCCGTCGATCTGGGACACCTTCAGTCACACCCCCGGCCGGGTGGTCGAGGGGCACACCGGCGACGTGGCCTGCGACCACTACCACCGGATGGGCTCCGACGTCGCGCTGATGGCCGAGCTGGGGCTGAAGTCGTACCGGTTCTCGGTCTCCTGGCCGCGGGTGCAGCCGGGCGGCACCGGCCCCGCCAACGCCGAGGGGCTCGACTTCTACCGGCGGCTCGTCGACGAGCTGCTGGCGCACGGCATCGAGCCGTGGCTCACCCTCTACCACTGGGACCTGCCGCAGCCGCTGGAGGACGCCGGCGGCTGGCCGGCCCGGGACACCGCCGCGCGGTTCGCCGACTACGCCACGCTGGTCGCCGACGCGCTCGGCGACCGGGTGCGCTACTGGACCACGCTCAACGAGCCGTGGTGCTCGGCGTTCCTCGGCTACGGCTCCGGCGTGCACGCGCCGGGCCGCTCGGACGGCGCGGACGCCGTACGGGCCGGACACCACCTGATGCTCGGCCACGGCCTCGCGGTGCAGGCGCTGCGCGCGGCGCGGCCGGCCGCCGAGGTCGGGGTGACGGTCAACCTCTACCCGGTCACCCCGGCCAGCGACGCGCCCGCCGACGTCGACGCCGCGCGGCGCATCGACGGGCTGGCCAACCGCTTCTTCCTGGACCCGCTGCTGCGCGGGTCCTACCCGGCGGACCTGATGGCCGACCTCGCCAAGGTCACCGACTTCGGGCACGTGCGCGACGGCGACCTGGCGACCATCTCCACCCCGCTGGACGTGGTCGGCGTCAACTACTACAGCCGCCACGTGGTCGCCGCGCCGGTCCCCGGCGCCGAGCCGGAGCCGTACTGGCGGGCGCCGTCGTGCTGGCCGGGCAGCGAGGACGTCCGGTTCGTCACCCGGGGCGTCCCGGTCACCGACATGAACTGGGAGATCGACGCCCCCGGTCTGGTGGAGACGCTGCGCCGGGTGCACGAGGAGTACACCGACCTGCCGCTCTACGTCACCGAGAACGGCTCGGCCTTCGTCGACGAGGTGGTCGACGGGCAGGTCGACGACGTCGACCGGCTGGCGTACTTCGACGCCCACCTGCGCGCCGCGCACGAGGCGATCGGGGCCGGGGTGCCCCTGCGCGGGTACTTCGCCTGGTCACTGATGGATAATTTCGAGTGGGCCTGGGGCTACACCAAGCGGTTCGGGATGATCCACGTCGACTACGACAGCCAGGTCCGCATTCCCAAGTCCAGCGCCAGGTGGTACGCCGAGGTGATCCGACGCAACGGTCTGGCCGCACAATAG
- a CDS encoding GNAT family N-acetyltransferase translates to MTLWRIRATVDDRPGYLSVLTASLALRGVNILAVQVHTTERGAVDDFLVDAPDTLDEAGLVAAVRRGRARDCWVARSEARGLADQPTRALGLATRLVRDPDATGEALRALLGADAVTWRPASAGPGGGLADTTMLLDDPAGGSYALRRAVPGFTPAEYARAQALVELSAAVARRAAEQVTLVLPDGAEAAVRPATVDDLLGVVELHEGCSARSRYRRYLGGAAVPPPARLRRLLEPARGVTLLATAGDAGATEPVVAMANLLAEGDEAEVALLVRDDWQRRGLGSALLRRLVRHAEQAGYAALVLHVHAENAPMLRTVRRLGRRTPTERDGALVTLTVPLTVGVPSVNGRGPC, encoded by the coding sequence ATGACGCTGTGGCGGATCCGGGCGACCGTGGACGACCGGCCGGGCTACCTGTCGGTGCTGACGGCGAGCCTGGCCTTGCGGGGGGTCAACATCCTCGCCGTGCAGGTGCACACCACCGAGCGGGGTGCCGTCGACGACTTCCTGGTCGACGCACCGGACACGCTCGACGAGGCCGGCCTCGTCGCCGCCGTGCGGCGGGGGCGGGCCCGGGACTGCTGGGTGGCGCGCAGCGAGGCGCGCGGCCTCGCCGACCAGCCGACCCGGGCCCTCGGCCTGGCCACCCGGCTGGTGCGGGACCCGGACGCGACCGGGGAGGCGCTGCGCGCCCTGCTCGGCGCCGACGCGGTGACCTGGCGACCGGCGTCGGCGGGGCCCGGCGGCGGGCTCGCCGACACCACCATGCTGCTGGACGACCCGGCCGGCGGGTCGTACGCGCTGCGCCGCGCCGTGCCGGGCTTCACCCCGGCTGAGTACGCCCGGGCCCAGGCCCTGGTCGAGCTGTCGGCCGCCGTCGCGCGCCGGGCCGCCGAGCAGGTCACCCTGGTGCTGCCCGACGGCGCCGAGGCGGCCGTACGGCCCGCGACCGTAGACGACCTGCTCGGCGTGGTCGAGCTGCACGAGGGCTGCTCGGCGCGCAGCCGGTACCGCCGCTACCTGGGCGGTGCGGCGGTTCCCCCGCCGGCCCGGCTGCGCCGGCTGCTGGAGCCGGCCCGGGGCGTGACCCTGCTCGCCACGGCCGGCGACGCCGGGGCGACGGAGCCGGTGGTGGCGATGGCGAACCTGCTCGCCGAGGGCGACGAGGCCGAGGTGGCGCTGCTGGTGCGCGACGACTGGCAGCGCCGGGGCCTCGGCTCGGCCCTGCTGCGCCGGCTGGTCCGGCACGCCGAGCAGGCCGGCTACGCGGCCCTGGTGCTGCACGTCCACGCGGAGAACGCCCCGATGCTGCGTACCGTGCGGCGGCTCGGTCGGCGCACCCCGACCGAGCGGGACGGCGCGCTGGTCACCCTCACCGTCCCGCTCACCGTGGGCGTGCCCTCGGTCAACGGACGGGGCCCCTGCTGA
- a CDS encoding LacI family DNA-binding transcriptional regulator — protein sequence MTTQRTRSLGRPTLDAVAARAGVGRGTVSRVVNGSPQVSPEARAAVQQAIAELGYVPNRAARALVTQRTDSIALVVSESGDRVFTEPFFAGIVRGVSSGLLETPLQLWLAMVQSPIERERVEHHLTNQHVDGVLLLSLHDSDPLPTLLEERGLPTVLGGRPARMLQPGAQPAYYVDVDNVGGARRAVEHLAGRGRRRIATIAGPQDMGAGLGRLTGYKEAVRAAGGGVDPALIAYGDFSEGSGAAGMRRLLEDCPDLDAVFVASDLMAFGALRALREAGRRVPEDVAVVGFDDAPIARQSEPPLTTVFQPVEEMGRQMARLLVSRIRGDELPSPHILLDTQLIERASA from the coding sequence ATGACAACGCAGCGCACCCGGTCGCTCGGGCGCCCGACCCTCGACGCCGTCGCCGCCCGCGCCGGCGTCGGTCGCGGGACGGTCTCCCGGGTGGTCAACGGCTCACCCCAGGTGAGCCCCGAGGCGCGCGCCGCGGTGCAGCAGGCCATCGCCGAGCTGGGGTACGTGCCGAACCGGGCCGCCCGTGCCCTGGTGACCCAGCGCACCGACTCGATCGCCCTGGTGGTCTCGGAATCCGGCGACCGGGTCTTCACCGAGCCGTTCTTCGCCGGCATCGTCCGGGGCGTCAGCTCGGGGCTGCTGGAGACCCCGTTGCAGCTCTGGCTGGCCATGGTGCAGTCGCCGATCGAGCGGGAGCGGGTCGAGCACCACCTGACCAACCAGCACGTCGACGGGGTCCTGCTGCTGTCGCTGCACGACTCCGACCCGCTGCCCACCCTGCTGGAGGAGCGCGGCCTGCCCACCGTGCTCGGCGGCCGCCCGGCCCGGATGCTGCAACCCGGCGCGCAGCCGGCGTACTACGTCGACGTGGACAACGTCGGCGGCGCCCGGCGGGCCGTGGAACACCTGGCCGGCCGGGGGCGGCGGCGCATCGCCACCATCGCCGGCCCCCAGGACATGGGCGCCGGCCTGGGCCGGCTGACCGGCTACAAGGAGGCGGTCCGGGCCGCCGGGGGCGGGGTCGACCCCGCCCTGATCGCGTACGGCGACTTCAGCGAGGGCAGCGGGGCCGCCGGGATGCGTCGGCTGCTGGAGGACTGCCCCGACCTCGACGCCGTCTTCGTCGCCTCCGACCTGATGGCGTTCGGGGCGCTGCGCGCGCTGCGCGAGGCGGGCCGGCGGGTGCCGGAGGACGTCGCGGTGGTCGGCTTCGACGACGCCCCGATCGCCCGGCAGTCCGAGCCGCCGCTGACCACGGTCTTCCAGCCGGTGGAGGAGATGGGCCGGCAGATGGCCCGCCTGCTGGTCAGCCGCATCCGCGGCGACGAGCTGCCGTCGCCCCACATCCTGCTCGACACCCAGCTGATCGAACGCGCCTCCGCCTGA
- a CDS encoding carbohydrate ABC transporter permease, with protein sequence MSLSATTAPPSPAAPPPRPPARRRSRSHSLTRLDLKYSPYLYIAPFFVIFGIFGLYPMLRTAWMSLHDWNLIGDHSFIGFDNYVALVKDEYFWNATLNTFGIFLLSTIPQLLLALFLANLLNRTFLRARTLFRMAIFMPNVVSVAAVAIVFGMLFQRDFGVINWLLSFVGIDAVDWDAERWSSWTAIASMVNWRWTGYNTLILLAGMQAIPRDLYEAAALDGASQWKQFWRITLPMLTPTFVFVVILSTIGGLQLFTEPLVFANGNIIGGDQREFQTLAMYMYELGIENLNTAGYGAAVAWAMFLMIALVSGINFLLVRRTVK encoded by the coding sequence ATGAGCCTCTCGGCCACGACGGCGCCGCCGTCGCCCGCCGCACCGCCACCCCGCCCGCCCGCGCGGCGCCGGTCCCGGTCGCACTCGCTGACCCGGCTGGACCTCAAGTACTCGCCGTACCTCTACATCGCGCCGTTCTTCGTGATCTTCGGCATCTTCGGGCTCTACCCGATGCTGCGGACCGCCTGGATGTCCCTGCACGACTGGAACCTGATCGGCGACCACAGCTTCATCGGGTTCGACAACTACGTCGCCCTGGTCAAGGACGAGTACTTCTGGAACGCCACGCTCAACACCTTCGGCATCTTCCTGCTGTCGACCATCCCGCAGCTGCTGCTCGCCCTGTTCCTGGCGAACCTGCTCAACCGCACCTTCCTGCGCGCGCGCACGCTGTTCCGGATGGCGATCTTCATGCCGAACGTGGTCTCGGTGGCCGCCGTGGCGATCGTCTTCGGCATGCTCTTCCAGCGCGACTTCGGCGTGATCAACTGGCTGCTGAGCTTCGTGGGCATCGACGCGGTCGACTGGGACGCCGAGCGGTGGAGCTCCTGGACCGCCATCGCCTCCATGGTCAACTGGCGGTGGACCGGCTACAACACCCTGATCCTGCTCGCGGGCATGCAGGCCATCCCGCGCGACCTGTACGAGGCGGCGGCGCTCGACGGCGCCAGCCAGTGGAAGCAGTTCTGGCGGATCACCCTGCCGATGCTCACGCCGACCTTCGTCTTCGTGGTCATCCTCTCCACGATCGGCGGGCTCCAGCTCTTCACCGAGCCGCTCGTCTTCGCCAACGGCAACATCATCGGCGGCGACCAGCGCGAGTTCCAGACCCTGGCCATGTACATGTACGAGCTGGGCATCGAGAACCTCAACACCGCCGGCTACGGCGCCGCGGTCGCCTGGGCGATGTTCCTGATGATCGCCCTCGTCTCGGGGATCAACTTCCTGCTCGTCCGCCGCACGGTGAAGTGA
- a CDS encoding acyl-CoA dehydrogenase family protein translates to MDFAYDTRTEQLRAELTAFLDEHVYPAEPVHAAQVAAAGDPWARPPVMAELKAEARKRGLWNLFLPDPRHGAGLTNLQYAPLAELTGRSPHLAPEALNCAAPDTGNMELLAEFGSPQQQERWLRPLLEGEIRSAFCMTEPEVASSDATNIATRITRDGDHYVVNGRKWWSSGAMDPRCEIFIVMGKTDPEADRHRQQSMILVPRDTPGIAVRRGMTVFGYSDASHGGHAEIDFTDVRVPAENLVGAEGTGFAIAQARLGPGRIHHCMRLIGMAERALELLCRRALERVAFGRPLAEQGVVREWIAESRVRIEQARLLVLKTAWLMDTVGNKGAHSEIQAIKIATPAMAEWVIDKAIQAYGGAGVSQDTPLAALWAQSRTLRLADGPDEVHRSSLAKRELRRWSD, encoded by the coding sequence ATGGACTTCGCCTACGACACCCGCACCGAGCAGCTGCGGGCCGAGCTGACCGCGTTCCTGGACGAGCACGTGTACCCGGCCGAGCCGGTGCACGCCGCGCAGGTGGCCGCCGCCGGCGACCCCTGGGCCCGGCCCCCGGTGATGGCCGAGCTGAAGGCCGAGGCGCGCAAGCGCGGCCTGTGGAACCTCTTCCTGCCCGACCCGCGCCACGGCGCCGGCCTGACCAACCTCCAGTACGCCCCACTGGCCGAGCTGACCGGGCGCAGCCCGCACCTGGCCCCGGAGGCGCTCAACTGCGCCGCGCCCGACACGGGCAACATGGAGCTGCTCGCCGAGTTCGGCTCGCCGCAGCAGCAGGAGCGCTGGCTGCGGCCGCTGCTGGAGGGCGAGATCCGCTCCGCGTTCTGCATGACCGAGCCGGAGGTGGCGTCCTCGGACGCGACCAACATCGCGACCCGGATCACCCGCGACGGCGACCACTACGTGGTCAACGGGCGTAAGTGGTGGTCGTCGGGGGCGATGGACCCGCGCTGCGAGATCTTCATCGTGATGGGCAAGACCGACCCGGAGGCCGACCGGCACCGCCAGCAGAGCATGATCCTGGTGCCCCGGGACACCCCCGGCATCGCCGTGCGGCGGGGCATGACGGTGTTCGGCTACAGCGACGCCTCGCACGGCGGCCACGCCGAGATCGACTTCACCGACGTCCGCGTACCGGCGGAGAACCTGGTCGGGGCGGAGGGCACCGGCTTCGCGATCGCCCAGGCCCGGCTCGGCCCCGGCCGGATCCACCACTGCATGCGGCTGATCGGCATGGCGGAGCGGGCCCTGGAGCTGCTCTGCCGGCGGGCGCTCGAGCGGGTCGCGTTCGGCCGGCCGCTCGCCGAGCAGGGCGTGGTGCGCGAGTGGATCGCCGAGTCCCGGGTGCGCATCGAGCAGGCCCGACTGCTGGTGCTCAAGACCGCCTGGCTGATGGACACGGTCGGCAACAAGGGCGCGCACTCCGAGATCCAGGCCATCAAGATCGCCACGCCCGCCATGGCCGAGTGGGTCATCGACAAGGCCATCCAGGCGTACGGCGGCGCCGGCGTCAGCCAGGACACCCCGCTCGCCGCCCTCTGGGCCCAGTCGCGGACGCTGCGCCTGGCGGACGGCCCCGACGAGGTCCACCGTTCCTCGCTCGCCAAGCGCGAACTGCGCCGCTGGTCGGACTGA
- a CDS encoding ABC transporter substrate-binding protein — protein sequence MSLTTRRTRMAAAALAAITAIGGLAACGKDDDAPAAGEKPAKLVVDTFGEFGYDEIIKQYEKDTGIKVELRKTAQLNEYRPKIVRALATGKGAADVVALEEGILNEFKANPANWADLAPLVADHSKEYLPWKWELGKAPDGRLIGLPTDVGSLAVCYRRDLFQAAKLPVERDQVAALWPDWNAFIETGKKYRTATGKGLLDSVTTAASAVMFQQGGELFYDKDDNIVADKSAAVKTSWDTAVAMADANITAETATWSPEWSAGFKQGTFAATFCPSWMLGIVADNSGPENKGKWDVAPVPGGAGNWGGSWLGVPTQSKYPKEAAKLAEYLTNAQSQVAAFKLKGPLPTNLEALKNQEFLAYTNEYFNNAPTGKIFGESVAKIQPLHLGPKHQAVKENAFEPALRSYEQGQATKDKAWEQFAKDAKTQGAF from the coding sequence ATGAGCCTCACCACGCGGCGCACCCGCATGGCGGCTGCCGCCCTGGCCGCGATAACCGCCATCGGCGGTCTCGCGGCCTGCGGCAAGGACGACGACGCGCCCGCGGCCGGCGAGAAGCCCGCCAAGCTGGTCGTCGACACGTTCGGCGAGTTCGGTTACGACGAGATCATCAAGCAGTACGAGAAGGACACCGGCATCAAGGTCGAGCTGCGCAAGACCGCCCAGCTCAACGAGTACCGGCCGAAGATCGTGCGGGCGCTCGCCACCGGCAAGGGCGCGGCCGACGTGGTCGCCCTGGAGGAGGGCATCCTCAACGAGTTCAAGGCCAACCCGGCCAACTGGGCCGACCTCGCCCCGCTGGTCGCCGACCACAGCAAGGAATACCTGCCCTGGAAGTGGGAGCTGGGCAAGGCGCCCGACGGCCGGCTGATCGGCCTGCCGACCGACGTCGGCAGCCTCGCCGTCTGCTACCGCCGGGACCTCTTCCAGGCCGCCAAGCTGCCGGTCGAGCGGGACCAGGTCGCCGCCCTCTGGCCGGACTGGAACGCCTTCATCGAGACCGGCAAGAAGTACCGCACCGCCACCGGCAAGGGCCTGCTCGACTCGGTCACCACCGCCGCCAGCGCGGTCATGTTCCAGCAGGGCGGCGAGCTGTTCTACGACAAGGACGACAACATCGTCGCCGACAAGAGCGCGGCGGTGAAGACCTCCTGGGACACCGCGGTCGCGATGGCCGACGCCAACATCACCGCCGAGACGGCCACCTGGTCGCCGGAGTGGTCGGCCGGCTTCAAGCAGGGCACCTTCGCGGCGACCTTCTGCCCGTCCTGGATGCTCGGCATCGTCGCGGACAACTCCGGCCCCGAGAACAAGGGCAAGTGGGACGTCGCACCGGTGCCCGGCGGCGCCGGCAACTGGGGTGGCTCCTGGCTCGGCGTGCCGACCCAGAGCAAGTACCCCAAGGAGGCGGCGAAGCTCGCCGAGTACCTGACCAACGCGCAGAGCCAGGTGGCGGCGTTCAAGCTCAAGGGCCCGCTGCCGACCAACCTGGAGGCGCTGAAGAACCAGGAGTTCCTCGCCTACACCAACGAGTACTTCAACAACGCGCCGACCGGCAAGATCTTCGGTGAGAGCGTCGCCAAGATCCAGCCGCTGCACCTCGGCCCGAAGCACCAGGCGGTGAAGGAGAACGCGTTCGAGCCGGCGCTGCGCTCGTACGAACAGGGACAGGCCACGAAGGACAAGGCCTGGGAGCAGTTCGCCAAGGACGCCAAGACGCAGGGCGCCTTCTGA
- a CDS encoding plasmid pRiA4b ORF-3 family protein has translation MPRQIFQLKISLAGVRPPVWRRVLVPGGYTLDRLHRVVQHAMGWRDCHLHSFGIEGRQYGEPDPDGELALHDELDVRLDAVVGKGSRLHYTYDFGDWWEHGLVVEDAFTADPDERYPSCLDGERACPPEDVGGPAGYQVLLAALTDPGHPEHLQARDRVGDRFDPAAFDAGRADTLLRRLC, from the coding sequence ATGCCGCGTCAGATCTTCCAGCTGAAGATTTCCCTGGCCGGGGTCCGACCGCCCGTCTGGCGCAGGGTGCTCGTCCCGGGCGGCTACACCCTGGACCGGCTGCACCGGGTGGTGCAGCACGCCATGGGCTGGCGGGACTGCCACCTGCACTCGTTCGGGATCGAGGGCCGCCAGTACGGCGAGCCCGACCCCGACGGCGAGCTGGCCCTGCACGACGAGTTGGACGTCCGCCTCGACGCGGTGGTGGGCAAGGGCAGCCGGCTGCACTACACGTACGACTTCGGCGACTGGTGGGAGCACGGCCTGGTGGTGGAGGACGCCTTCACGGCCGACCCGGACGAGCGGTACCCGTCCTGCCTGGACGGCGAGCGGGCGTGCCCGCCGGAGGACGTCGGCGGCCCGGCCGGCTACCAGGTGCTGCTGGCCGCGCTGACGGACCCGGGTCATCCGGAGCACCTCCAGGCGCGGGACCGGGTGGGCGACCGGTTCGACCCGGCCGCCTTCGACGCGGGCCGGGCCGACACCCTACTGCGCCGCCTCTGCTGA
- a CDS encoding amino acid-binding protein → MLLRVRVTLPDRPGTLGQVARTMGVSGADIVQVVVLERLGGRAVDDFTVVWPGAARVERLLAGLAAIPGVRVDGVWRAIGAPTTSGQDAELLAQVAANPVDGVATLVDAVPGLLAADWAVAAVVPVDWAARTGAAGEATVGFASWRAPVPPPLPEVTPLRARALSTPGGAHFAVAPFGRAGLVLVVARECAGAPAAAAFHVTEVDRLAQLVRAAAVILGDRLDLVGAPPVAANP, encoded by the coding sequence ATGTTGCTGCGAGTTCGGGTCACCCTGCCGGACCGTCCGGGCACGCTCGGTCAGGTGGCGCGCACCATGGGCGTGTCCGGTGCGGACATCGTCCAGGTGGTCGTCCTGGAGCGGCTCGGCGGGCGGGCGGTGGACGACTTCACCGTGGTCTGGCCGGGCGCGGCGCGGGTCGAGCGGCTGCTCGCCGGGCTGGCGGCGATCCCCGGCGTCCGGGTGGACGGGGTGTGGCGGGCGATCGGCGCGCCCACCACCTCCGGGCAGGACGCCGAGTTGCTGGCCCAGGTCGCGGCCAACCCGGTCGACGGGGTGGCGACCCTGGTCGACGCCGTTCCCGGGCTGCTGGCCGCCGACTGGGCGGTCGCCGCGGTGGTGCCGGTGGACTGGGCCGCCCGGACCGGCGCCGCCGGGGAGGCGACCGTCGGGTTCGCGAGTTGGCGCGCGCCCGTACCGCCGCCGCTGCCGGAGGTGACCCCGCTGCGGGCCCGGGCGCTCAGCACGCCCGGCGGCGCGCACTTCGCGGTCGCGCCGTTCGGCCGGGCCGGCCTGGTGCTGGTGGTGGCCCGGGAGTGCGCCGGGGCGCCGGCCGCGGCGGCGTTCCACGTCACGGAGGTGGACCGGCTGGCGCAGCTCGTCCGGGCCGCCGCGGTGATCCTCGGCGACCGGCTCGACCTGGTCGGGGCCCCGCCGGTGGCCGCGAACCCCTGA
- a CDS encoding phosphotransferase family protein, whose product MTEPAVDAHGPGSATAPAAAPRGLDLDRLAGYLARHRPELADGPLRARLIAGGKSNLTYLLAVGEREVVLRRPPLGHVLATAHDMAREYRVISALAPTDVPVPAALLLCEDAEVIGAPFYLMERVRGEVFRTRAQTDPLTADQRRELALAMMDTLAALHAVEPASVGLGDFGRPEGYLARQVRRWAGQLDRSRSRPLPGIEELRDLLAGTVPEGANAGRIVHGDYRLDNLLATVDPVAVRAVLDWEMATLGDPLADLGLLLTYWDVLGGSESAADNPVADGLGPRAGFPTGTELIARYAGRGDVDVGPLHWHVALGCFKLAVICEGIHYRHTLGQTLGEGFDRIGDMVAPLVEHGLTAARER is encoded by the coding sequence ATGACCGAGCCGGCCGTCGACGCGCACGGGCCGGGCAGCGCGACTGCCCCCGCCGCCGCCCCCCGCGGGCTGGATCTCGACCGGCTCGCCGGTTACCTGGCCCGGCACCGGCCCGAGCTGGCCGACGGCCCGCTGCGCGCCCGGCTGATCGCCGGCGGCAAGTCCAACCTGACCTACCTGCTGGCTGTCGGGGAGCGGGAGGTGGTGCTGCGCCGCCCGCCGCTCGGGCACGTGCTGGCCACCGCGCACGACATGGCCCGGGAGTACCGGGTGATCTCCGCGCTGGCGCCGACCGACGTGCCGGTGCCCGCCGCGCTGCTGCTCTGCGAGGACGCCGAGGTGATCGGCGCACCCTTCTACCTGATGGAACGGGTGCGCGGCGAGGTGTTCCGCACCCGCGCCCAGACCGACCCGCTCACCGCCGACCAGCGTCGGGAGCTGGCGCTCGCGATGATGGACACCCTCGCCGCCCTGCACGCGGTCGAGCCCGCCTCGGTCGGGCTGGGCGACTTCGGCCGGCCGGAGGGCTACCTCGCGCGGCAGGTCCGCCGCTGGGCCGGCCAGCTCGACCGGTCCCGCAGCAGGCCGCTGCCCGGCATCGAGGAGCTGCGGGACCTGCTCGCCGGCACCGTGCCGGAGGGCGCCAACGCCGGCCGGATCGTGCACGGCGACTACCGGCTGGACAACCTGCTCGCCACCGTCGACCCGGTGGCCGTACGGGCCGTGCTCGACTGGGAGATGGCCACCCTCGGCGACCCGCTGGCCGACCTCGGGCTGCTGCTGACCTACTGGGACGTGCTCGGCGGCAGCGAGTCGGCCGCCGACAACCCGGTCGCCGACGGGCTCGGCCCGCGCGCCGGGTTCCCCACCGGGACGGAGCTGATCGCCCGGTACGCCGGGCGCGGCGACGTCGACGTCGGGCCGCTGCACTGGCACGTCGCGCTCGGCTGCTTCAAGCTCGCGGTGATCTGCGAGGGCATCCACTACCGGCACACTCTCGGGCAGACGCTCGGCGAGGGCTTCGACCGGATCGGCGACATGGTGGCACCGCTGGTCGAACACGGGCTGACCGCCGCCAGGGAGCGTTGA